Proteins encoded together in one Leptospira congkakensis window:
- a CDS encoding ribonuclease HI family protein — MSTKDTTFIYCDGSSRGNPGPAAIGVSFQNNDGIEFFSISEKIGNATNNVAEWQALYRGMEEAIKQNLQKIKFRLDSELVVKQMKGEYKVKNKDLLVFKTKCESLKSSFLNFDIQYIPREQNARADQLANIAQDSKD; from the coding sequence ATGTCTACAAAAGATACCACCTTCATTTATTGTGACGGTAGTTCCCGCGGAAATCCAGGTCCTGCAGCCATCGGAGTATCCTTCCAAAACAATGATGGAATCGAATTTTTTTCTATCTCGGAGAAAATAGGTAACGCCACAAATAATGTGGCAGAATGGCAAGCCTTGTATCGCGGAATGGAAGAAGCCATCAAACAAAATTTACAAAAAATTAAATTTCGTTTGGATTCGGAACTTGTCGTCAAACAAATGAAAGGTGAATACAAAGTAAAAAACAAAGACCTTCTTGTTTTTAAAACTAAATGTGAATCATTAAAATCATCTTTTTTAAATTTTGATATTCAATACATACCAAGAGAACAAAATGCAAGAGCCGATCAACTAGCAAACATAGCACAAGATTCAAAGGATTAA
- a CDS encoding Fur family transcriptional regulator, whose translation MAGDPSQILKKIGLKVTKNREQVLSILQGSPRPLNHQEIMEKLPKEESWDRVTIYRALSDLEEKNLLNSLHSTDRVTYFELKSDGNHIVSKAHGHLICNNCGKIECIDDPWNGIPSTKQLKGFSTESVEIVFRGKCRNCQ comes from the coding sequence ATGGCTGGTGATCCTTCTCAAATTCTAAAAAAAATCGGACTTAAGGTAACAAAAAACCGTGAACAAGTTTTATCGATTCTCCAAGGATCCCCTAGACCTTTAAATCACCAGGAAATCATGGAAAAACTACCCAAAGAGGAATCCTGGGACAGAGTTACCATCTACCGAGCCTTATCTGATTTAGAAGAAAAAAACCTTTTAAATTCACTACATTCAACAGATCGCGTCACCTATTTCGAGTTAAAGTCTGATGGTAATCATATTGTATCAAAAGCACATGGTCATCTAATTTGTAACAATTGTGGTAAAATTGAATGTATCGACGATCCTTGGAATGGAATACCTTCCACCAAACAATTAAAAGGTTTTTCAACGGAATCAGTTGAAATCGTTTTTAGAGGCAAATGTAGAAATTGCCAATAG
- a CDS encoding ABC transporter permease, whose product MKSEVFRFLYFLLLLSCISSFVSEFHTKDKSYLYADAGISEIQSQKKDFLSSYILFWNSLIFESGGKTENGETVYSHIGSRFLSTFHLAIFSILFGSLFAFGLSLAATYFRSKVLYNFVSFSSNLILSTPIFIVAILLLIVFFYRLELFPPGGYEFGNTYYVVLPGITLGSRIYARMSLYLLPEIRKEADSKYTQLLLTRSYPWSHIIGKEVFLKVLPIALILLVLDFGSLLSGAMVVEEIFFFPGIGKSLYYSIKSMDTQLLATLLMYSGILFYVLNRMGFYLQRFFSGGV is encoded by the coding sequence GTGAAGTCGGAAGTTTTCCGTTTTCTGTATTTTTTACTACTGCTATCTTGTATCAGTAGTTTTGTCTCTGAGTTTCATACAAAAGATAAATCTTATTTATACGCTGATGCTGGAATTTCGGAGATACAAAGTCAGAAAAAAGACTTTCTATCTTCTTATATTCTTTTTTGGAATTCTTTGATTTTTGAATCAGGTGGTAAAACGGAAAATGGAGAAACTGTCTACTCGCATATAGGAAGTAGATTTCTTTCTACTTTTCATCTTGCTATCTTTAGTATTCTTTTTGGATCGCTTTTTGCTTTTGGACTTTCGCTTGCTGCAACATATTTTCGTTCAAAGGTTTTGTATAATTTTGTATCCTTTAGTTCTAATTTGATACTATCAACTCCTATCTTTATAGTCGCCATATTATTGTTAATTGTATTTTTTTATCGACTGGAATTGTTTCCTCCCGGCGGGTATGAATTCGGTAACACTTACTATGTTGTATTACCTGGAATTACATTAGGTTCTCGTATTTATGCACGAATGTCCTTATATCTTTTACCTGAAATTCGCAAAGAAGCCGACTCAAAATATACACAATTATTATTAACAAGGTCTTATCCTTGGAGTCACATCATTGGTAAGGAAGTTTTTTTGAAAGTGCTTCCCATTGCACTTATCCTTTTGGTTTTAGATTTTGGATCTCTTTTGTCTGGTGCTATGGTCGTTGAAGAGATTTTCTTTTTCCCTGGAATTGGAAAGTCTTTGTATTATTCCATTAAATCGATGGATACTCAGTTACTTGCAACTCTCCTTATGTATTCTGGAATTTTGTTTTATGTTTTGAATCGAATGGGTTTTTATCTACAACGATTTTTTTCGGGTGGGGTATGA
- a CDS encoding ATP-binding protein has translation MLAHNGKKVLAPVNGVASLTPDHKHFQIKQDGSWSTTSPFQSKKYDLNSLLDSFDVGALYSLDLIETPLKDYFQKFNKDSAFKIVLSPFCRYQHLNFEEMILRDMKEAYLSFVELLRLIFPKAEVSNFFEDQSLDFEHPNGIPEYFLHKQFHIPVDKTRKSLIGFEVLFLGAETIFHILRKLYYEEPFTKRHLAVFLVDRKGRMDVEPRQFFLTNGQSLAFIPANLDKRYKIASFETVFEEVKPMDVGSLGNFNIYEHYAITLYEKLPASRKEFSCIDCMECNNYCPTHANPVQLIKGKTEEFEKNLCVSCGICTVYCPSGIDIRKRIEGVMA, from the coding sequence ATGCTTGCACATAACGGGAAAAAGGTGCTTGCACCTGTCAATGGAGTCGCAAGTCTCACACCAGACCACAAACACTTTCAAATCAAACAAGATGGATCTTGGTCTACAACTTCTCCTTTTCAATCCAAGAAGTATGATTTAAATTCTTTATTAGATTCGTTTGATGTAGGTGCATTGTATTCTTTAGATTTGATTGAAACTCCTCTAAAGGATTACTTTCAAAAGTTTAACAAAGATTCTGCGTTTAAGATTGTTTTATCACCATTTTGTAGATACCAACATTTGAATTTTGAAGAGATGATCCTTCGTGATATGAAGGAAGCGTATCTATCTTTCGTTGAACTTTTACGTTTGATTTTTCCCAAAGCAGAAGTATCTAATTTTTTTGAAGATCAAAGTTTAGATTTTGAACATCCGAATGGAATCCCTGAGTATTTTTTACATAAACAATTCCACATACCCGTGGATAAAACTAGAAAGTCATTAATTGGATTTGAAGTTTTATTTTTAGGTGCAGAAACCATTTTTCATATTTTAAGAAAGTTATATTATGAGGAACCATTTACCAAAAGGCATCTTGCTGTGTTTTTGGTGGATCGTAAAGGAAGAATGGATGTAGAACCGCGTCAGTTTTTTTTGACTAACGGCCAATCATTAGCATTCATCCCAGCAAATTTAGACAAACGATACAAAATCGCTTCCTTTGAAACAGTATTTGAAGAAGTAAAACCTATGGACGTTGGTTCTCTTGGTAACTTTAATATTTACGAACATTACGCAATTACTCTTTATGAAAAACTTCCTGCTTCTAGAAAAGAATTCAGTTGTATTGATTGTATGGAGTGTAACAACTATTGTCCCACTCATGCAAATCCAGTTCAATTGATCAAAGGAAAAACAGAAGAGTTTGAAAAGAACCTTTGTGTGTCCTGTGGAATCTGTACAGTTTACTGTCCGTCTGGAATTGATATTCGGAAACGAATTGAAGGAGTTATGGCTTAA
- a CDS encoding ABC transporter permease subunit, producing MKIKVHTMIRLFFFGLVFVGVFLLQAPTNVDLTNNNLPIFSPGFFAGTDRLGRDNLALFCYGSLSTIILVVPARIFTIFVSFLLSAVSLFFPKRSDFILSGVVSVSLAIPSLLSALVVMSLLPENPFAIFIAILVSDWAISYETLTAKIREIKQSPYLSASFCMGAKPYQLVLLHYFPALRDMFGFLFFSGLPAVVMTTALFSYLGIQTSIGDTGPGLGEQISFSKDYFDKSPVSVLLPVVAILTLVYSLGSNQKKNET from the coding sequence ATGAAGATAAAAGTTCATACAATGATTCGGTTATTCTTTTTTGGGTTAGTTTTCGTCGGTGTTTTTTTATTACAAGCACCAACGAATGTGGATCTGACAAATAACAATTTACCAATTTTCTCTCCAGGTTTTTTTGCAGGTACGGATAGACTAGGCCGAGATAACTTGGCTTTGTTTTGTTATGGATCTTTATCCACCATTATTCTGGTTGTTCCTGCACGAATTTTTACTATCTTTGTATCTTTTTTATTGTCTGCGGTTTCTCTGTTTTTTCCTAAACGATCTGATTTTATACTTTCGGGTGTTGTTTCTGTTTCTCTCGCTATTCCTTCGTTACTTTCTGCTTTGGTCGTGATGAGTTTGTTGCCAGAGAATCCTTTTGCAATTTTTATTGCGATTCTTGTTTCTGATTGGGCAATATCTTATGAAACCCTCACTGCAAAAATTCGGGAAATTAAACAAAGTCCATATTTGTCGGCCTCATTTTGTATGGGAGCAAAACCTTATCAGTTAGTATTGTTACATTATTTTCCAGCACTTCGGGATATGTTTGGATTTTTGTTTTTTTCGGGACTACCAGCAGTAGTTATGACAACGGCCTTATTTTCCTATTTAGGAATCCAGACATCCATTGGTGATACGGGGCCTGGGCTTGGAGAACAGATCTCATTTTCTAAAGATTATTTTGATAAGTCACCGGTTTCCGTTTTGCTTCCGGTAGTTGCCATTTTAACTTTGGTGTATTCTTTGGGATCTAACCAGAAAAAGAATGAAACATAG
- a CDS encoding CCA tRNA nucleotidyltransferase, translated as MPIDIQSLVPNNYLNHLFHIDSELKGAGFECYLVGGSVRDLVMGKIPKEYDLTTNAEPNQVKRLFRTVIDTGIEHGTVTVVLDKINYEITTYRIDKDYTDGRRPNHVEFGTTLSEDLKRRDFTMNALAFDIKTGVLVDEHFGQRDIEQKIIRTIGDPIKRFTEDGLRPIRALRFASTLDFTIAVETKNAIHQTKDVTKKISLERFQDEVLKSFLGSKPSRMIQLLAEENIFQIFLPNLPNHLIPKTPILERLDSISKELTGMQLAFAFYALLGEIVSKDLETILRTLKFSGQNTKDCILFFDLLSHWETNQNLAKPDELFFKKYYLAPVKRHFQKRVTMDASFLQKLSPVFGPTISEMTRIWEENPPLLLTDLQFNGNHLAESFPNLAKTSYGIILNQLLDLVLHSPKENEYSRLLHHSAQIINNLIN; from the coding sequence TTGCCAATAGACATCCAATCCCTTGTCCCCAACAACTATTTAAACCATCTATTTCACATTGACTCTGAATTGAAAGGAGCAGGGTTTGAATGTTACCTTGTTGGTGGATCTGTTCGTGATTTGGTTATGGGTAAAATTCCCAAAGAATATGATCTTACCACAAATGCAGAACCCAACCAAGTAAAGAGACTCTTTCGAACTGTTATCGATACAGGCATCGAACATGGAACAGTCACAGTGGTTTTGGACAAAATCAATTATGAAATTACTACCTATCGTATTGATAAAGATTATACTGATGGTAGAAGACCAAATCATGTTGAATTCGGAACTACATTATCAGAAGATTTAAAACGACGAGATTTTACAATGAATGCACTTGCATTCGATATCAAAACAGGTGTTCTTGTGGACGAACACTTTGGACAGAGAGATATCGAACAAAAAATCATTCGTACAATCGGTGATCCCATCAAGCGGTTTACTGAAGATGGTTTACGTCCTATTCGTGCATTACGATTTGCAAGTACTTTGGATTTTACAATTGCAGTAGAAACAAAAAATGCAATTCATCAAACCAAAGATGTTACAAAAAAAATATCTTTAGAACGTTTTCAGGATGAAGTTCTAAAATCTTTTTTAGGTTCAAAACCTTCCAGAATGATCCAACTTCTGGCAGAAGAAAACATCTTTCAAATTTTTCTACCGAATCTTCCCAATCATTTGATTCCTAAAACTCCTATCTTAGAACGATTGGATTCAATCTCTAAAGAGTTAACAGGGATGCAATTGGCATTTGCATTTTATGCATTACTCGGAGAAATTGTTTCTAAAGATTTAGAAACAATTTTAAGAACCTTAAAATTCTCAGGTCAAAATACAAAGGACTGCATTTTGTTTTTTGATTTATTATCCCACTGGGAAACAAATCAAAATTTGGCCAAACCGGATGAATTGTTTTTTAAAAAATACTATTTAGCGCCCGTTAAGCGCCATTTTCAAAAACGGGTTACGATGGATGCCTCCTTTCTCCAAAAACTAAGCCCGGTTTTTGGACCCACTATTTCGGAGATGACCCGAATTTGGGAGGAAAATCCCCCCTTGCTCCTGACCGATTTGCAATTCAACGGGAACCATCTCGCCGAATCCTTCCCCAATTTAGCCAAAACCAGTTATGGGATCATCCTAAACCAACTCTTAGACCTTGTCCTACACTCGCCTAAAGAAAATGAATATTCTAGACTATTGCATCATTCTGCTCAGATAATAAACAATTTGATCAATTAA
- a CDS encoding motility protein A, with the protein MIHSTILGILAAVLSVFVAILIEGASLRSFFHLPAMLLIVGGTLGATFASYSISQVTKAVRDTRFVFSRKKETDLKLVFFRFWEKARKDGLLSLEDEAKKLDNPFLQKGIQLIVDGSDPRTIEEILWEAHEEEEKHDLKSAKVFETAAGFSPTIGIIGTVLGLVTVLENLDGGTKVLGQGIATAFIATFYGISFANLILLPISNQLKVIAKQDSNERQAIMRGILSLQSGENRRILAERIDPFVKY; encoded by the coding sequence ATGATCCACTCCACAATTCTCGGAATCCTCGCAGCCGTATTATCGGTTTTCGTAGCCATTTTGATTGAAGGTGCATCGTTACGTTCCTTCTTTCACTTACCGGCAATGTTACTAATCGTTGGCGGAACGTTAGGTGCTACATTTGCATCTTATTCTATATCCCAAGTCACAAAAGCAGTAAGGGACACACGATTTGTATTTTCGAGAAAAAAAGAAACCGATCTCAAACTTGTTTTTTTTCGGTTTTGGGAAAAAGCACGAAAAGATGGCCTTTTGTCTTTAGAAGATGAAGCCAAAAAATTAGATAACCCATTTTTACAAAAAGGAATCCAATTGATTGTAGATGGATCAGATCCCAGAACCATTGAAGAAATTTTATGGGAAGCCCACGAAGAAGAAGAAAAACATGATTTAAAGTCCGCAAAAGTTTTTGAAACAGCCGCAGGATTTTCTCCAACAATAGGAATCATTGGAACCGTTCTCGGACTCGTTACTGTATTAGAAAATCTAGATGGAGGAACCAAAGTTCTTGGGCAAGGAATTGCAACAGCATTTATTGCAACCTTTTACGGAATTTCATTTGCCAACTTGATTCTATTGCCAATTTCAAATCAACTCAAAGTGATCGCCAAACAAGACAGCAACGAACGTCAAGCCATTATGAGAGGAATTCTATCGTTGCAGTCGGGCGAAAACCGAAGGATCCTCGCAGAACGAATTGATCCTTTTGTAAAATATTAA
- a CDS encoding PTS sugar transporter subunit IIA, which yields MNQLLEILDPKNIIFDFKASTKEDAIRKMISHMVASQSLDPVHEEETVSSLMNREKSMSTGIGSGVAIPHCSVHYVNELKCAMAIAPQGIDFDALDHGLVQIFIMLIVPKNKFQDHIKTLALIAKTLNIPEEREKLIKAKNFEEIQKAFLSKS from the coding sequence ATGAATCAACTTCTGGAGATTCTTGACCCTAAAAATATCATTTTCGATTTCAAAGCATCTACAAAAGAAGATGCAATCCGAAAGATGATTTCTCATATGGTCGCCTCACAATCATTAGATCCGGTTCACGAAGAGGAAACCGTTTCTTCTTTGATGAACCGCGAAAAATCAATGTCTACAGGTATTGGGAGTGGAGTGGCTATTCCTCATTGTTCAGTTCATTATGTCAATGAATTGAAATGTGCTATGGCCATTGCACCGCAAGGGATCGACTTTGATGCATTGGATCATGGATTGGTGCAAATTTTTATCATGCTCATTGTTCCAAAAAACAAGTTTCAAGATCATATCAAAACATTGGCTTTGATTGCAAAAACACTCAACATTCCGGAAGAAAGAGAAAAACTCATCAAAGCCAAAAATTTCGAAGAAATCCAAAAGGCCTTCCTTTCCAAAAGTTAA
- a CDS encoding PEGA domain-containing protein, which translates to MKHRISALFIILGLLSNVLPLYSIDDYYNFPKQSYKGSVTYESSRNLCLFSFVAITPDPTKEYLIKGIPSVLISELRNLEYTYVEHPKANVVYHSFGESPVMTLQEKIDAESPNVKRKKKEIANEKDLDDLRSGKKQLAPEKDPRYVKVTIKQIWDKRAPSPDESFGLASKLNCDYIISGSFEVKDNELITKVFLYDDFDGKIIPFDHKTSVIRAYQEMGPLGESIREKLQGKETIAVDISAGGEEGALVYLDGIYLGKTPMVGKKFPIGKRSLFVFKEGFHPYKQEIQLEKGKPFLLDVKLSLKLSNSFITVNANTESDVYLGIQYLGKTPLSRIAIPTGMNRLRISKEGYIDSFRAVDARDNEEVTVDVEMREGKTDIYYKNKQNVFLDHTYKDFATYSLYGSLLFYASYVYLNYASRQAYSAARSDVTLVNASAISSFYRNNPDEFFFWYGVQNSIINDAESKARNLKRIAGTLPMENRKDRQLVAGPMVIMMGLMLVSAATFYYLGLDEETLEFGYIPLNPSSVSYGQTSRESYGYMQFNLRY; encoded by the coding sequence ATGAAACATAGAATTTCAGCATTATTCATTATTTTGGGACTTTTGTCCAATGTTTTGCCATTATACTCCATTGATGATTATTATAATTTTCCAAAACAAAGTTATAAGGGAAGTGTAACTTATGAATCATCCCGCAACTTATGTTTGTTTTCCTTTGTTGCGATTACTCCTGATCCAACTAAAGAATACTTAATCAAAGGAATTCCTTCTGTTCTGATTTCGGAACTTCGAAATTTAGAATATACATATGTGGAACATCCAAAGGCAAATGTTGTTTATCATTCCTTTGGTGAATCACCAGTAATGACTCTTCAAGAGAAAATCGATGCAGAATCTCCCAATGTAAAAAGAAAAAAGAAGGAAATTGCCAACGAAAAAGATTTGGATGATCTTAGGTCAGGAAAAAAACAGCTGGCTCCAGAAAAAGATCCTCGTTATGTGAAGGTTACAATCAAACAGATTTGGGATAAAAGGGCGCCTTCGCCTGATGAATCCTTTGGACTCGCTTCAAAACTAAATTGCGATTATATTATTTCTGGTTCGTTTGAGGTGAAAGATAACGAACTTATAACTAAAGTTTTTCTTTATGATGACTTTGACGGGAAAATTATCCCTTTTGATCACAAAACATCCGTAATTCGAGCCTATCAGGAAATGGGCCCACTTGGTGAATCCATTCGAGAGAAATTACAAGGAAAAGAAACTATAGCTGTTGATATTTCTGCCGGAGGCGAAGAGGGTGCTCTTGTTTATTTAGATGGGATATATTTGGGAAAAACTCCGATGGTCGGCAAAAAATTCCCAATCGGTAAACGGTCGTTATTTGTTTTTAAAGAAGGATTTCATCCTTATAAACAGGAAATTCAGCTAGAAAAGGGTAAACCATTTCTTCTTGATGTTAAACTATCCTTAAAGTTAAGTAACTCCTTTATTACCGTTAATGCCAATACAGAGTCAGATGTGTATTTAGGGATCCAATATCTAGGAAAAACTCCTTTGAGTCGTATTGCTATCCCTACCGGAATGAATCGATTGCGAATTTCAAAAGAAGGTTATATTGATAGTTTTCGGGCTGTGGATGCGCGAGATAATGAAGAAGTAACTGTTGATGTTGAAATGAGAGAAGGTAAAACAGATATTTATTATAAGAATAAACAGAATGTATTTTTAGATCATACCTATAAAGATTTTGCCACCTATTCATTGTATGGTTCTCTTTTGTTTTATGCAAGTTATGTTTATCTAAATTATGCTTCTAGACAAGCTTATTCTGCTGCCAGATCGGATGTAACCCTCGTTAACGCGAGTGCTATTTCTTCTTTTTATCGAAACAATCCAGATGAATTTTTCTTTTGGTATGGAGTTCAAAATTCTATTATCAATGATGCAGAGTCAAAAGCCAGAAATCTGAAACGTATTGCTGGGACCTTGCCAATGGAAAACCGTAAGGATAGACAATTAGTAGCAGGCCCTATGGTCATTATGATGGGGCTGATGCTTGTATCTGCAGCTACGTTTTACTATTTAGGTCTTGATGAGGAAACATTAGAGTTTGGTTATATTCCCCTGAACCCCTCTTCGGTTAGTTATGGCCAGACATCCCGTGAAAGTTATGGTTACATGCAATTTAACCTGCGTTATTGA
- a CDS encoding class I SAM-dependent methyltransferase produces MTERGFGALTMFENRLRKLRKEREKWAKRESIECYRIYSEDIPQVPCILDRYPNGLVLYDKSSLRFQLEEGHDERFDRIASIVRDVFQIDEEHLFLKKRKKQKGLDQYDKLSIEGNFEWVKESNLEFRINLSDYLDTGLFLDHRITRDWIRKVSKGKSVLNLFSYTGAFSVYAASGGAKKTKSVDLSKTYCEWALKNLEHNGFKSTHHQIVNADILQWVEEEIKNPNRERYDLIFLDPPTFSNSKKMYEEWDVQTKHKNLLLLLLTKFLSDDGEIWFSTNFRKFKMEVADEEWNQRGFKCTNRTKESIPKDFRDEKIHQLFCIQPETKN; encoded by the coding sequence ATGACCGAACGGGGATTTGGTGCCCTTACCATGTTTGAAAACCGCCTTCGCAAATTAAGGAAGGAACGCGAAAAATGGGCAAAACGTGAATCTATCGAATGTTATCGCATCTACTCGGAAGATATTCCGCAAGTGCCATGTATTTTGGATCGTTACCCTAACGGGCTTGTCTTGTATGATAAAAGTTCATTACGTTTCCAACTGGAAGAAGGACACGATGAACGTTTTGATCGTATCGCCTCCATTGTTCGCGATGTTTTTCAAATTGATGAAGAACATTTATTCTTAAAAAAACGTAAAAAACAAAAAGGTTTAGACCAATATGATAAATTATCGATTGAAGGAAACTTTGAATGGGTAAAAGAATCCAATTTAGAATTTCGAATCAATCTTTCTGATTATTTAGATACGGGTCTTTTTTTGGATCATCGTATCACAAGAGATTGGATACGAAAGGTCTCAAAAGGAAAATCAGTTTTAAATTTATTTTCTTATACGGGCGCATTTTCCGTTTATGCAGCGTCAGGTGGTGCAAAAAAGACAAAAAGTGTAGATTTGTCCAAAACTTATTGTGAATGGGCTTTGAAAAACCTAGAACATAATGGATTCAAATCAACACATCATCAAATTGTAAATGCAGATATTTTACAATGGGTGGAAGAGGAAATCAAAAATCCAAACAGAGAACGTTATGATTTAATTTTTTTAGATCCACCAACATTCTCCAATAGCAAAAAAATGTACGAAGAGTGGGATGTTCAAACCAAACATAAAAACCTACTTTTGTTATTATTAACAAAGTTTTTAAGTGATGACGGGGAAATCTGGTTCTCAACAAACTTTAGAAAGTTTAAAATGGAAGTTGCGGATGAGGAATGGAATCAACGTGGTTTTAAGTGTACAAATCGTACGAAAGAATCCATCCCAAAAGACTTCCGCGATGAAAAAATCCACCAATTGTTCTGTATACAACCAGAAACAAAGAATTGA
- a CDS encoding cellulose synthase family protein yields MLTFLSISFLVLYGFDILVLFYFGLHTYLMVFLYSRYKQNCAEDETKLLSLKDKNLPTVTVQLPIFNEFYVVDRLIESACNLEYPAKKLQIQVLDDSTDETIEKVATLVAQYKKKGIWIEHVHRTNRKGHKAGALDEGMAKAKGDYIAIFDADFTPDSDFLLRTMGYFEDESIGMVQTRWGHINETYNILTKAQSFGIDGHFMIEQVARNGASLWMNFNGTAGIWRRSCIEDAGGWEHDTLTEDFDLSYRAELKGWKFRYIKDVVCKAEIPATMNAYKAQQFRWCKGSIQTAVKLIPRIWKSNESWKIKGEAITHLINYSVHPLMIINILLTAPLLLMEYWAGFKMDDLPMEILFGSAAVLSIGSMGPVIFYAYSQREIHKDWKSKLIYLPILVMIGTGIAVMNTYAWVEAVFGVQSGFKRTPKLRIEKEGDSLQDKIKYVVPVDYRAFLEFFMGAYCVFCIYLSFVVGKPYMIGFMVLYSIGFFYVSYLSVAESFWKFKPATKAEKELRAVA; encoded by the coding sequence ATGCTCACGTTTTTATCTATATCGTTTTTGGTTCTTTACGGCTTTGATATTTTGGTTCTGTTCTACTTCGGGTTACACACCTACCTAATGGTGTTTCTGTATAGCAGATACAAACAAAATTGTGCGGAGGATGAGACCAAACTCCTTTCTTTAAAGGACAAAAACCTTCCTACAGTAACGGTCCAACTTCCTATTTTTAATGAATTCTATGTAGTTGATCGTTTGATCGAATCTGCATGTAATCTCGAATACCCAGCAAAAAAACTCCAAATCCAGGTTCTTGACGATTCCACTGACGAAACCATCGAAAAGGTTGCGACTCTTGTGGCTCAGTACAAGAAAAAAGGAATTTGGATCGAACACGTTCACAGAACGAATCGTAAAGGTCACAAAGCGGGCGCCCTTGATGAAGGGATGGCAAAAGCAAAAGGGGATTACATTGCCATCTTCGATGCCGACTTTACACCAGACTCAGATTTTCTCCTTCGCACTATGGGATACTTCGAGGATGAATCCATAGGAATGGTTCAAACTCGTTGGGGTCATATCAACGAAACATATAATATCTTAACCAAAGCACAAAGTTTTGGAATCGACGGTCACTTTATGATCGAACAAGTCGCAAGGAATGGGGCAAGCCTTTGGATGAATTTCAATGGAACTGCCGGAATCTGGAGACGTTCTTGTATTGAAGACGCTGGTGGATGGGAACATGACACCCTAACGGAAGACTTCGATCTTTCTTACCGCGCTGAACTCAAAGGTTGGAAATTCCGTTATATCAAAGATGTAGTTTGTAAGGCAGAAATCCCTGCAACAATGAACGCATACAAAGCACAACAATTCCGTTGGTGCAAAGGATCCATCCAAACTGCTGTGAAACTCATCCCACGCATTTGGAAATCAAATGAATCTTGGAAAATCAAAGGTGAGGCCATCACTCATCTTATCAATTATTCCGTACATCCACTCATGATCATCAATATCCTTCTCACGGCACCTCTTCTACTGATGGAATATTGGGCAGGATTTAAAATGGATGACCTCCCTATGGAAATTCTTTTTGGTTCGGCAGCAGTGCTTTCCATCGGATCCATGGGACCCGTTATTTTTTACGCATATTCCCAAAGAGAAATTCACAAAGATTGGAAATCCAAACTGATTTATCTTCCTATCCTTGTGATGATTGGAACAGGAATCGCTGTGATGAATACTTATGCTTGGGTGGAAGCAGTTTTTGGCGTCCAATCAGGTTTCAAACGCACTCCGAAACTCAGAATCGAGAAAGAAGGAGATAGTTTGCAGGACAAAATCAAATATGTGGTTCCTGTTGATTACCGCGCTTTCCTTGAATTTTTTATGGGTGCTTATTGTGTATTTTGCATCTACCTTTCCTTTGTGGTCGGAAAGCCATATATGATCGGTTTTATGGTTCTCTATTCTATCGGTTTTTTCTATGTCTCTTACCTTTCTGTAGCCGAGTCGTTTTGGAAATTCAAACCAGCGACCAAAGCAGAAAAGGAACTTCGTGCCGTCGCTTAA